GAGAGCTGAATCTGGTCGAGGGAGTCAGGGGGCCGAAAGGCGGCTACCGGCCGACCGATATCGCGTACTCGGTGCTCGGTCGACAGCCGGACGAGGATCCCGAACCGAGCGTGCTGGCCCGCGACTTCGACCGCGTCAACGCGGTCGTCGACGAGGTCCGCTTTACGAACGTCCATCACCCGGACCTGTGCCGGGCGCACCTCCAATTTCAGCAGTCCCTCCAGGAGTTCGACGAGGGCGACACGATCGCGGTCGGGATCTCCCCCGGAACGGAACTACTGCTGGCGGGCGTGATCGACGCCATCCAGCCGACCGATAACGTGTTGATCGTCGACGTCGCGCGGCTGGAGACGCCGGGGGCGGACGCGAACGAAAACGGCCGGAATCGCAGCGCTTCCCCGGTCGACGAGTCCACGGCCGCCGACGATTGATCGAATTACAAAATCGGGTACTCGAGGGAGGAAAGTGCCGGTGAGTTCGGACGAGTGGAAAGCAGTTTCCGTCCCCTAGTTGAAAATCTCCACAAAGGAGTCGACTGGAAACACGTTCGGCCCGGACGAACGCGATGGAGTTTCCGGTCATCGATCGATTTTCCGTCGCGAGTGGAAACTAACAGGATTTAAGCAAGGTCGGAACGGCCGTTCGAATGGCTATGAAATTGCACGAGTACCAGGCGAAGCAGGTCTTCGCCGACGCCGGCATTCCGACGCCGGCATCAGAACTCGCCTCCGACGTCGACGGCGCGGTCGCCGCGGCCGAGGAGATCGGGTATCCAGTCGCGATCAAGGCGCAGGTACAGGTCGGTGGCCGCGGGAAGGCCGGCGGGATCAAACTCGTCGAGGACGAGGACGAAGCGCGCGAGGCGGCCGACGAGATTCTGGGGATGGATCTCAAGGGCTACCACGTCGATCGCGTCCTCGTCGAGGAAGCGGTCGATTTCACTAACGAGCTCTACGTGGGGATCACGATGGATCGCGGCGAGGGCAAACCCGTCGCGATGGTCTCGACGAAAGGCGGCGTCAACATCGAGGAGGTCGCCGAGGAGGACCCCGACGCCATCGCGCGCGAGCACATCGATCCCTCCTTCGGGATGCACGCCTACCAGGCCCGCAAGGCCGTCTACGACGCGGGCGTCGATCAGAGCGTCGCTCGCGACGTCTCGAACGTCCTGATGACTCTCTACGAACTCTGGGACGCTCGCGACGGTTCCGACGCCGAGATCAACCCGCTGATGGTCACCAGCGACGACGAGGTCATCGCGGCCGACGCCGTGATGAACATCGACGAGGACGCGCTGTTCCGCCAGCCCGAACTCGCCGAGATGGAAGAGGAGGCCGCGGGCGGCGACGAACTCGAGCAGAAGGCCGACGAGTACGACTTCGACTACGTCCGTCTGGACGGTAACGTCGGCATCATCGGCAACGGCGCCGGTCTCGTGATGACGACGCTCGACCTCGTCGATCACTACGGCGGCGAGCCCGCCAACTTCCTCGACGTCGGCGGCGGCGCGAAGGCCGAGCGCATCGCGAACGCGCTCGATATGGTGTTCTCGGACGACAACGTCGATTCGGTCGTCTTCAACATCTTCGGCGGGATCACGCGCGGCGACGAGGTCGCCCGCGGGATCAACGAGGCGTTAGAGCAGTTCGACGAGATCCCCAAGCCGGTCGTCGTCCGTCTGGCCGGCACCAACTGGGAGGAAGGTATGGAAATTCTCAACGAGGACCTCGTGACGGTCGAACAGACCCTCGAGGATGCGGTACAGCGTGCCGTCGAGTACGCTGGGGAGGTGAACGAATAATGAGCGTTCTAGTCGACGACGACACGCGCGTCGTGGTACAGGGCATCACCGGCGGGGAAGGCAAGTTCCACGCCAAGCAGATGATGGAGTACGGCACCAACGTCGTTGCCGGCGCGGTCCCCGGCAAGGGCGGCCAGGAGGTCGAAGGCGTCCCCGTCTACGACACGGTCCACGAGGCCGTCGAGGAGGAGAACGCCGACACCTCGGTCATCTTCGTCCCGCCGGCGTTCGCCGGCGACGCCGTCTTCGAGTCGCTCGACGCCGATCTCGACCTCGCGGTCGCGATCACGGAGGGCATTCCGACCCAGGACATGGCCCGCGTCAACAAGCGCCTCACCGAGACCGACACCCGACTCATCGGTCCGAACTGTCCGGGTCTCATCACCCCCGGCGAGGCCAAACTCGGCATTCTCCCCGGCAACATCTTCGCCGAGGGGAACGTCGGCCTCGTCTCCCGTTCGGGGACGCTGACCTACCAGGTCGTCGACAGCCTGACCAACCGCGGTATCGGGCAGACGACGGCCATCGGTATCGGCGGCGACCCGATCATCGGCACCGACTTCGTCGACGCCCTCGAGCTGTTCGAGGACGACCCCGACACCGACGCCATCGTCATGTGCGGCGAGATCGGCGGCGAGGACGAGGAGGAGGCCGCCGCGTTCATCGACGACTACGTCGACACGCCGGTCGCCGGCTTCATCGCCGGCCGCACGGCGCCGCCGGGCAAGCGGATGGGTCACGCCGGCGCCATCGTCTCCGGCTCCGGGACCGGTACCGCCGAGAGCAAGATCAGCGCCCTCAACGACGCGGGCGTCCCCGTCGGCGACACGCCCGAGGAAGTCGCCGACCACATCGAAGAGTTCCTCGCGTAACGCCGCGATCGGTCGGGATCCTCTCGAGTCGCGACTCGAGGGGCGACCATCGTCGGTTTCGGCCGTCGTTTTTTCGAGCGCGTCCGTCGCGTGTCGACCGAGCAGTCGCGCAGCCGGCACTCGTCGCCCCGTCGGAACGCGCAGATCCCGGCAGCACTCCCTTGCGGGAGCCGACCGTCCGTTCGGCTATGCCCGTCAGTATCGTGTGTGACGAGTGTGGAACCGCGCATACGATCCCCGAACGACCGGATATGGACCGCGGCGGAACCGGCTGTCCCGAGTGCGGGAGTCGCTCGTTCACGGTCCGCCGGGAGGACGTCGTGTGGCATCCGGAGCGTTAGCGCGTCCGCGGTCGCGACAACTCGAGGACGAGTCCGGAGCGATCGACTCGAGAGCGAATCACGTCGAGAACGAAGCACCGACCGGATCGAAGCGCACGTACCGGATTGCGGGTGTCGTAGGGGGCGGTCGGCCGCGGAAATCGGACTCAGAACAGGCCGCCGAGCTTCGAGCGCAGCCAGCCGAGCAGGCCGCCGGAGCCGTCGTCCTCGTCCGTCGTCGCGGGAACGTCCGTGTTCTCGGCGGGGTCGAGCGAGGTCTCCTCGACGTCCGCCTCGTCGTCCGCTTCGTCCGCGGCCGTCGACTCGGCGGGTTCGGCCGCCGTCTCAGTCTCGGTGTCCACCGATGCTGCGGCCTCGTCGACCGTCGTGTCGTCGGCGTCGACGGCCAACGACGTCGAGCCCGAAACGGTGGCTCGAGCGTCGTCAGCGTCGCTCCCGTCCCCGTCGCCGTTATCGGCCGAAACCGACGAACTGTCGTCCGCGTCGAAAGACTGGTCGACGTCGGTCGCCGCGGCCGCCGCTTCGGCGTCCGGATCATCGCCGCCGTCGGCTTCGGTTTCGGTCGACGCGGTGTCAACGTCGCGATCGTCCGTCTCGGCGGGGCTATCGACACCGACGTCATCGGACGCATCGGTCGACGACTCGTCGGTTTCGTCGTCGGTCTCGACCCAGAGGAACTCCTCGTCTTTCGTCCGATCGGTCAACAGGAGATCCGCGAGTTCGCCCTCGTCGACGAGCAGGTCGTCGTCGACCGATTCTGCCTCGGATTTCGGCTCGTCCATGCTCGCGATGATGTCGTCGGGACTCTCGTCCTCGAGCACGTCGTCGATCTCGGCGGCGTCGGTCGCGGCGTTCTGTAGTTCTCCGAAAACCGCGGCGGCCGTCCGATCTTCGACGGTCTCGGATTCGTCCGCCCCGTTCGACGACTCCTCGGCCGTCTCGTCGGTCGCCTCCCCGTCGTCGACCTCCTCCTCGAGGTCGCCGAACAGGTCGTCGGCCCCCCCGACGTCGAGCGCGCCCTCGCCCGAATTTGCGTTCATCGTACTATCAGTCATGAAGTTCTTCCCTAAACGTACATAATAGCATGACTTTAACTTTCGGAATTTTTTCGCCCCCGCCGAGCCGGGTCGAAAGCGTATTAGCGTAACGGCCGCCGTCGGTCGATTCACGATAGAAGGTCGGTAAATATACAATTATAACGCGTTCGGGATGACAGTTGCGGAAATCACGACGTGAGACAGATCATGAGGCCGGCACAAACGCTGTCGGAAACCCTTCGGGCAGTGTGTTATCGCGATACCACCGAGAATGGCTCGCTCGAGCCCGATACCGAGGCCTAGGGAAGTGCGAGTCGAGACGCGAAAAGCGGGACGCTGAGACGCCGGATAACGCGACCGACCGTTCCGCTCCGGATCGGCGGTCGTCAGTCGTCTTCCGTCAGTCGCTCGTAGGCCTCTCGGACCAGTTTGAACGCCGACTTGCTGCCGCTTTCCCGGTCGGGATGGGCCCGCTTGACCTGTCGATGGAAGGCCGTCTTGAGTTCGTCGTCGGTCGCGTCGGCCTCGACGCCGAGGACCTCCCGGGCTTTCGTCTTCCGCATGTCGACGTCCTTGACGATGCCGTCCGCTTCCGCGCGTTCCTTGCAGGTCGGGCAGAACTTCTCGGTCCGGTCGTCGATGGTCGTCACGCGGAACAGTTCGGCGGCAACCCACTCGTTGCACTGCAGACAGAGGGTTTCCTCGCCGCTCCCCTCGGCCTCGTCGCCGCGGTCGGCGGCCGCGCGCTCCCCGTCGTCCGCGCTTGCCGCGCCGGCGTTCCCGTTCGGCGCCTCCGTCGCACAGGACGGACAGCACGCGAGCACCGTTCCGTCCTCGAGGACGACGTCCTCGAGTTCGGTCTCGAGGTAGGTGCCGGTACAGCCGTCGCAGGCGGCCCGCCGCTGGTCGAGCGACGAGCACTTCCGCGCGGCCTCGCGTGCGTGGGGCTCACAGCGGGGACAGCACGCGACCCGCTCCCCGTCGGGCATCGTCACCGTCGTCAGGTCCTCGAGCGGCACCGTTCGGCCACACCCCTCACAGCCTGCCTGACGGTCGTCGGCCACAGCCATTGGCGCAACCTTCGTATTCCTCCTTAATTAGTTTTCTTTTGACAGACAACCGTCGAACGGACCGGTCGGCGGCGGAACGCCGCCGAATCCGTCGCTCCCGTGGGACCGGTCAGAGTGGGAGACCCGTCCCGCGACGGCGCACCGCAACCGGGACATCAATAGTGGTTCGGCCGCGAGAGGGACTTATGGACACCGCAGTTCGAACGGACGGCCGGACCGAAGCGGTCGACCGAACGACGCTCGCCCTCGGCGTCGGCGACGTCGGCCTGGTCACCGGATTGCTGGTCTACGGTCAACTCAGCCACGAGGCGAATCCGCTCGCACAGCCCCTCGGGACGCTCGAGACGATCGCCCCGTTCGTGATCGGCTGGATCGTCGTCGCGGCGCTGGCCGGACTCTACACGCGGTCGGCCGCCGCGGCGCCGTCGCGAGCGGCGCGGCTGACGGCGGTGGTGTGGCTCGGCGCGGCGAACGTCGGGTTGCTCCTCCGGCAGGGGCTGTTCGGCGACTCGGCGACCTGGCCGTTCCCGCTCGTGATCACGGGGTTCGGGTTCCTCCTGCTGGTCGGCTGGCGCGTCGGGTACGCGACCGTCGCAGGCCGGAGCGGGACCGCGTAATCGCGCGCTGGACTCGCTTTTCGGGACGTGGTACCGTGGGGACCGCCATCATGATATGGGGTCACGGGCCGCGGCGTCTCCAGTAGCTACTTGAGTCGACCGCGCGACGCCTCGCGTATGGGCGGACGTGGGCCAAAACGGGAACTCGCGGAGAAGATCGCCGGGGAAATCACGCTGAGCGACGATCCCGGCGCGACCTTGCGGAAGTGGCGCACCGATTTCGACATCTCGCAGACGGATCTCGCCACCGAGTTGGACGTCTCGTCGTCGGTCATCTCCGACTACGAGAGCGGGCGCCGGGAGAGCCCCGGCATCGGCGTCGTCCGCCGGCTCGTCGACGGACTGCTCTCGATCGACGAACGGCGGGGCGGCGACCGCATCCGGCAGTACGGCCGGGTCCTCTCGGCCGGCTTCGACAGCGACGTCGTCCACGATCTGCGGGAGTACGCCACCTCGATCCCGCTCGAGAAACTGTACGACGATATCGACGCGACGCAGATCACCGCCGGGAGCACCGACCGCATCAGCGGCCACACGGTCATCGACAGCATCCAGGCGATCACGCGCCTCTCGAGCGAGGAGTTCTTCCGGCTCTACGGGCAGAGCACGAACCGCGTGCTGGTGTTTACGGGCGTCTCCCGCGGCGAGTCGCCGCTGGTCGCCCTGCGGGTCGTCAATCCGACGCCGAACGCGGTCGTCCTCCACGGGATCGACGAGGAAGACCTCTGGGATCACGCCGCCGATCTGGCCCGCATCGACGGCTACTCGCTGGCCGTGACGAACACCGATCTCGACGGGATGCTCGAGTACCTCGTCGGCCTCGAGTGAGCGACTCGTCCGCTCCCCGGTCCCCGCCCTCCACGATGCTCGACTGGACGGGACGCGTAACGGTCGCCCTGACCGCGGTCTTCGCGGTCACACTGGCGCTGACGATCCGCGCCGACGAGCCGCTGCTGTGGCTCCGCTGGGCGGCCGCGATGATAGTGCTCTCGGGTTCGCACTCGTCCTCGTCAACCGGGACGACTCGTCTCCGTAACTACTTGTTCCCGTAATCACTCGTCACGCGACACCGGCGGCCGTCGATTCCCTCACCTCACCAGAGTCCAGCCACTAGCGACAGCGCGAGGAGCCCGCTCCCCGTCAGCGCGAGCCCCGCGAGCGCACAGCCCGCGATCGTCCGGCGGAACCGTCGGTCGACGCGTCGCTCACAGCCGACGGCGACGATATGCTCGGAGCCGGATTCCTCGCCGTCGGTCACCGTCGGGAGCGCCTCGAGTGCGAGTGCCGATTCGTCGGCCCGGTCCGGTCTCGAGCCGTCGTCTCGAGCGTTCGGGACCTGCCGGACGTTTCGGTCCGGTTTCGCCCGGTCTCTACCTCGAGCCACGCCGACGACGGTGAGTTCGTCGCCCGGTTCGACGGTCGCCTCGCGGTACGTCTCCCGGTGCTCGGTCGGGTCGTAGTCGGTCTCGGCGAGGTGCGTCCGGAGCGATCCGGACAGCCGTTCGCCGGCGGGCACGTCCGTCGACTCGGTCTCCTCCAGTCGCAGTGTCGCGTCCGCCGGGTCGACGGCGACGCGGCCGGTTTCGTCCTCGAGGAGGAACGCCGTTCGGCGGTCGTCGATGGGGCGGGTCTCCCGCAGCGTCGCGTCCGCGAACGAGAGAAACGACGCGCCGCGACCGGACCGCGTCGTCTCGGGCTCGTCGTCGGATTCGGCGACGCCCTCGCGGGTGACCGAGAGTTCGTAACAGACCGCTTCGCGACCCGACAGCGGCGCCTTGAGGGGTTCCTCGAGCGGCCGCACCGTTCCGCTCACTCGTACGGGACTCCCGTCGCCGACGACGTCGCCGGCGTCGGTGACGGGCGTTCGGCGGACCCGGAGATACGATCGGAGCGTCGTCACGGCGCCGCCGAGGTAGTAGAAACCGACTCAGACCGGGCCCGCGACGAGCGCGAGCAGGAACGGACCGCTGCGCCCGCCGAGCAATGCGACCGCGTTCGAGAGGGACCCGAGCGCGAACGGCAGCCAGACGGCGACCGTGCCGAGGAACGTCCACAGGGTGAACGCCCGCCAGCCCATGTCGATGCGGCGACTCAACGGGAGTCCCGACCCGTCCGTGCAGACGGCGATACCGACGCCGACGAACCAGCCGTGCAGGAGCAGGGCTAACGCGAGCAGATCTAACCCGGTGACCGACGAGCGGGCGGCGATGCCGACGGCCGTGAGCGACATATCGGTGTCTTACGGCAGCTAACAGGTGAGAAAGGATACACGTTTCGACTCGAGCCGACGAGTCGGGGACGGGTCGGAGACGGACGATCGACGGATAGAGTCTGCCCCAGGCAGCGAGACCCGACCAGCGCGAACGGTTCTCAGTCGAACCGCCGTCAGGCGATCTGGTCTTCGTACTCGTCGGCGGTGAGCAGGTCGTCGAGTTCGCTCGCGTCGTCGGCGTCGATCTCGAGCATCCAGCCGTCGCCGAAGGGGTCGTCGTTGACCAGTTCCGGCGCGTCGAACAGGTCGTCGTTGACGGCCGTGACCTCGCCGCTGACCGGCGCGTAGAGGTCGGAGACGGCCTTGATGGACTCGACCACGCCGAACTCCTCCTCCTGCGTGACGTCGTCGCCCTCGTCGGGGAGTTCGACGAAGACGACGTCGCCGAGTTCGTCCTGCGCGAAGTCGGTGATGCCGACTCGGACGGTGCCGTCGTCCTCGAGTGCCCACTCGTGCGATTCCAGGTAGCGTCTGTCGTCGGGAACGTCGAAGCTCATGGTTATACGGTGTCGATGAACGGTGTCGTTTCAACTCTTGCCTTTTTGGACTGGCCGCGGACGACGACCTGCAGGGTCGTCCCCGGTTCCGCGTACTCGACGGGCACGTAGCCCAGTCCGATGGGTTGCTCGAGCGAGGGACTCATCGTGCCGCTGGTGACGGTGCCGATCACGCGGCTGTCGGTGTTCGTGATGTCGTAGCCGTGTCGCGGGACGCCGCGGTCGATCAACTGGAAGCCGACCAGCTTCTCCTCGACGCCCTCTTCGCGGACGCGCTCGAGGGCGTCCCGACCGACGAACTCGGTCTCGAGGGCGACCGTGAAGCCGATGCCGGCCTCGTAAGGCGTTCGCGGATCGGACTCGCGATCGAAGTCCTGGCCGGCCAGCAGGAGGCCGGCCTCGATCCGGAGCGTGTCCCGGGCGCCCAGCCCGCAGGGCTGGCAGTCGAACAGCGACCAGACGTGCTCGGCCTCCGACCACGGGACGATCAGTTCGAAGCCGTCCTCGCCGGTGTACCCCGTGCGGGCGATCCAGCAGTCGACGCCGTCGACCGTCGCGTACTGGGCCTCGAACCGGTCCAGTTCGGTGATCGACTCCGCGGTCGCCTCGTCGACCAGTTCGGCGGCGTCGGGCCCCTGTACGGCGAACATGGCGTACTCGTCGGTCCGATTGTCGACGGTCGCCTCGAGGCCCCACTCGTTGCGGTAGGTGATCCAGCGCTCGTGGGTCGACTCGTCGGTCCCGGCGTTGGGGACGAAGAGGTAGGTCGGCTCGCCCCCTGCCTCGTCGCCGGCCCCCTCGGCGGTCTCGTCGGGAAGCCGGTAGACGACCGTGTCGTCGATGATGACGCCGTCCTCGTCGGTGATCGCGGCGTACTGGGAGTCACCGACGGCGAGTCGGGCGACGTCGTTGGTCGTGAGCCGTTGCATCAGTTCGGTCGCGTCCGGCCCGGTAACGTGGATCTGTCCCATGTGGGAGACGTCGAAGATCCCGACGGCCTCGCGGACGGCCGCGTGTTCCGTCCGGATCGAATCGAACTCGACCGGCATGTCCCAGCCGCCAAACTCCGTGAACTTCGCGCCACGCTCGTCGTGGAGCCCACGCAACGGCGGCGTCTGAAGCGGCATGCTCGAGTGGTTCGCCGGCGGAGTAGTAATGTCTTTTCGTCGCTCGGAACGGGAGCGACCCGCGGTAGCGATCCGGCGACGAGTGCTCCCGAATCGGCTCGACTCGAGTCCGGAACCGGACGCCCGATTCACCCTGGTTCGGCACGCGTGCACAGGTACCTTTTCCGCCTCGATCGCTCGCTGCGCTCGCTCACCTCTTGGCGCAAAAACCTATGCTAAAAAGGCCGCTCGCTCCCCGACTCACGGGCTCGCGCCCGTTCGTCTGTCGTGAAACAATTTCACCGGCGTGAATAGCTTCCAGAAATGATATAACTTCGAGCGGGGTCGAAATCTCTACCGTGAAACAGATTGAATGGAAGTTATACAAGACTGATGAGAGGAGATCCCCTCGTAGATTTGATAGGATATTGCTGCCCGGAGATGAATCTGACATGAGAGAACTGTCCCAGTTCGCTGAACACCCGGTATGAATCAGTGGATAACGGCTCTAGAACAGCGGGTCGATCCGATGGTCGGCGTCGTGGTCGCAGTCATCGCCATCAGTACGAGTGCGATCCTCGTTCGGTGGAGCGGAGCGCCGAGCGTCGTGAAGGCGTTCTACCGGGTGCTGTTCATGGCGGTCGCCGTCGCGCCGTTTGCGCTCCGCGACGTCGACGCCCTCCGAGCGATCTCGAGGCGCGACCTCGTCCTTGCGATCGTCTCGGGGCTGGCGCTGGCCGCCCACTTCGCGAGCTTTTTCGAGAGTCTGGAGCTGACCACGGTGGCCGCGTCGGTGACGCTGATCACGACCCAGCCGATATTCGTCGGCGTCGCTGCGGCGGCGCTCCTCGACGAGCGGCTCACGCCGCGGATGATCGGCGGGATGACCGTCGCGCTCGCGGGTGCGTTCGCGATGTCGGTGGGGCCGCTCGTCGTCGACCCGTTGCTCGGCGGCGGCGACATCGTCGCGGCGCTCGAGACCGCGTTCGCGGGGAGCGCTACCCAACTGTACGGCAACGCCCTCGCGCTCGCCGGCGCGGTCGTCGGCGCCGTCTACACGCTCTCGGGCCGCTCGCTCCGCCAGCGGCTCCCGCTGTTCGCCTACACGTTCGTCGTCTACGCCGTGTGTGCCGTCGCCCTCGGCTCCCTCGCCGTCGGGACCGATGCGCCGCTCCTCGGCTACTCGCAGACGGAGTGGATGCTCTTCCTCGCGATGGCCCTGCTCCCGGGCATGTTCGGC
This portion of the Haloterrigena gelatinilytica genome encodes:
- a CDS encoding J domain-containing protein produces the protein MAVADDRQAGCEGCGRTVPLEDLTTVTMPDGERVACCPRCEPHAREAARKCSSLDQRRAACDGCTGTYLETELEDVVLEDGTVLACCPSCATEAPNGNAGAASADDGERAAADRGDEAEGSGEETLCLQCNEWVAAELFRVTTIDDRTEKFCPTCKERAEADGIVKDVDMRKTKAREVLGVEADATDDELKTAFHRQVKRAHPDRESGSKSAFKLVREAYERLTEDD
- a CDS encoding midas domain-containing protein, whose product is MNANSGEGALDVGGADDLFGDLEEEVDDGEATDETAEESSNGADESETVEDRTAAAVFGELQNAATDAAEIDDVLEDESPDDIIASMDEPKSEAESVDDDLLVDEGELADLLLTDRTKDEEFLWVETDDETDESSTDASDDVGVDSPAETDDRDVDTASTETEADGGDDPDAEAAAAATDVDQSFDADDSSSVSADNGDGDGSDADDARATVSGSTSLAVDADDTTVDEAAASVDTETETAAEPAESTAADEADDEADVEETSLDPAENTDVPATTDEDDGSGGLLGWLRSKLGGLF
- a CDS encoding DMT family transporter, which translates into the protein MNQWITALEQRVDPMVGVVVAVIAISTSAILVRWSGAPSVVKAFYRVLFMAVAVAPFALRDVDALRAISRRDLVLAIVSGLALAAHFASFFESLELTTVAASVTLITTQPIFVGVAAAALLDERLTPRMIGGMTVALAGAFAMSVGPLVVDPLLGGGDIVAALETAFAGSATQLYGNALALAGAVVGAVYTLSGRSLRQRLPLFAYTFVVYAVCAVALGSLAVGTDAPLLGYSQTEWMLFLAMALLPGMFGHTVINWALKYVESSVVSVSLLGEPVGSTILALVLLGEVPEAVTILGGAVVLVGISLTNRARVT
- the gcvT gene encoding glycine cleavage system aminomethyltransferase GcvT, translating into MPLQTPPLRGLHDERGAKFTEFGGWDMPVEFDSIRTEHAAVREAVGIFDVSHMGQIHVTGPDATELMQRLTTNDVARLAVGDSQYAAITDEDGVIIDDTVVYRLPDETAEGAGDEAGGEPTYLFVPNAGTDESTHERWITYRNEWGLEATVDNRTDEYAMFAVQGPDAAELVDEATAESITELDRFEAQYATVDGVDCWIARTGYTGEDGFELIVPWSEAEHVWSLFDCQPCGLGARDTLRIEAGLLLAGQDFDRESDPRTPYEAGIGFTVALETEFVGRDALERVREEGVEEKLVGFQLIDRGVPRHGYDITNTDSRVIGTVTSGTMSPSLEQPIGLGYVPVEYAEPGTTLQVVVRGQSKKARVETTPFIDTV
- the sucD gene encoding succinate--CoA ligase subunit alpha, with the protein product MSVLVDDDTRVVVQGITGGEGKFHAKQMMEYGTNVVAGAVPGKGGQEVEGVPVYDTVHEAVEEENADTSVIFVPPAFAGDAVFESLDADLDLAVAITEGIPTQDMARVNKRLTETDTRLIGPNCPGLITPGEAKLGILPGNIFAEGNVGLVSRSGTLTYQVVDSLTNRGIGQTTAIGIGGDPIIGTDFVDALELFEDDPDTDAIVMCGEIGGEDEEEAAAFIDDYVDTPVAGFIAGRTAPPGKRMGHAGAIVSGSGTGTAESKISALNDAGVPVGDTPEEVADHIEEFLA
- a CDS encoding Rrf2 family transcriptional regulator, yielding MAEITLTTAQRRAVTALVNEYQSDESPVRAKTVAAELGLETESVRRQMGHLRELNLVEGVRGPKGGYRPTDIAYSVLGRQPDEDPEPSVLARDFDRVNAVVDEVRFTNVHHPDLCRAHLQFQQSLQEFDEGDTIAVGISPGTELLLAGVIDAIQPTDNVLIVDVARLETPGADANENGRNRSASPVDESTAADD
- the gcvH gene encoding glycine cleavage system protein GcvH, whose protein sequence is MSFDVPDDRRYLESHEWALEDDGTVRVGITDFAQDELGDVVFVELPDEGDDVTQEEEFGVVESIKAVSDLYAPVSGEVTAVNDDLFDAPELVNDDPFGDGWMLEIDADDASELDDLLTADEYEDQIA
- a CDS encoding DUF3054 domain-containing protein; translation: MDTAVRTDGRTEAVDRTTLALGVGDVGLVTGLLVYGQLSHEANPLAQPLGTLETIAPFVIGWIVVAALAGLYTRSAAAAPSRAARLTAVVWLGAANVGLLLRQGLFGDSATWPFPLVITGFGFLLLVGWRVGYATVAGRSGTA
- a CDS encoding helix-turn-helix domain-containing protein, with product MGGRGPKRELAEKIAGEITLSDDPGATLRKWRTDFDISQTDLATELDVSSSVISDYESGRRESPGIGVVRRLVDGLLSIDERRGGDRIRQYGRVLSAGFDSDVVHDLREYATSIPLEKLYDDIDATQITAGSTDRISGHTVIDSIQAITRLSSEEFFRLYGQSTNRVLVFTGVSRGESPLVALRVVNPTPNAVVLHGIDEEDLWDHAADLARIDGYSLAVTNTDLDGMLEYLVGLE
- a CDS encoding GIDE domain-containing protein yields the protein MTTLRSYLRVRRTPVTDAGDVVGDGSPVRVSGTVRPLEEPLKAPLSGREAVCYELSVTREGVAESDDEPETTRSGRGASFLSFADATLRETRPIDDRRTAFLLEDETGRVAVDPADATLRLEETESTDVPAGERLSGSLRTHLAETDYDPTEHRETYREATVEPGDELTVVGVARGRDRAKPDRNVRQVPNARDDGSRPDRADESALALEALPTVTDGEESGSEHIVAVGCERRVDRRFRRTIAGCALAGLALTGSGLLALSLVAGLW
- the sucC gene encoding ADP-forming succinate--CoA ligase subunit beta, with protein sequence MKLHEYQAKQVFADAGIPTPASELASDVDGAVAAAEEIGYPVAIKAQVQVGGRGKAGGIKLVEDEDEAREAADEILGMDLKGYHVDRVLVEEAVDFTNELYVGITMDRGEGKPVAMVSTKGGVNIEEVAEEDPDAIAREHIDPSFGMHAYQARKAVYDAGVDQSVARDVSNVLMTLYELWDARDGSDAEINPLMVTSDDEVIAADAVMNIDEDALFRQPELAEMEEEAAGGDELEQKADEYDFDYVRLDGNVGIIGNGAGLVMTTLDLVDHYGGEPANFLDVGGGAKAERIANALDMVFSDDNVDSVVFNIFGGITRGDEVARGINEALEQFDEIPKPVVVRLAGTNWEEGMEILNEDLVTVEQTLEDAVQRAVEYAGEVNE